CTTGTTACCAGTGACCAGAATGATAAATGCATAAACGGAACCTCCATGCCACAGCCAAGAACATCTTTTGCAAGCTGCGACAATTCGTCTACCTTTTCACTCATTTCTTTTCCAGTTAATTCGTCTGTCATTAAACCGCCAATCCTCAATGGCAGGTCACCGACTACTTTGCTATCCTTTATCATCGCTATTCCGCCATCCATTGCAATTACACGGTTCACCGCAGTTACCATATCTTCGTAGTTTGTCCCTGTTACGATGATATTGTGTGTATCATGGGCGACGCTTTCTGCAATGGCACCGCTTTTCAAATCGAAGCCATGCAGGAAAGTCTTACCGATTTTTCCTGTTCTGCCGTGGCGTTCTACAACCAGAAGCGGCAGCACATCCTGCTTTAGGCAAGGCAGCACAATGCCGTCTTTGACATTCAGAGTGAACTCGCTTCCGCCAGTTAAGTTCTGAAAAGGTATAGCTTCAATTGCCCTTACTTTTGCTCGGCTGCCTGAAGCCTCAATAGCCAGCTCCTTGAGTGTTACAGGTTTTCTCCTCACTGACTTTTTCACACTTTCCGGATATATGTAAGGAGCAATATCTATGGTTAATTCGCCTTTTTCAGCTGCTTTTTTCCTGCAAGATATACCT
This window of the Cytobacillus pseudoceanisediminis genome carries:
- a CDS encoding adenine deaminase C-terminal domain-containing protein; translation: MRRKPVTLKELAIEASGSRAKVRAIEAIPFQNLTGGSEFTLNVKDGIVLPCLKQDVLPLLVVERHGRTGKIGKTFLHGFDLKSGAIAESVAHDTHNIIVTGTNYEDMVTAVNRVIAMDGGIAMIKDSKVVGDLPLRIGGLMTDELTGKEMSEKVDELSQLAKDVLGCGMEVPFMHLSFWSLVTSPKWKITDMGLIDVDKFEVIPTIIN